The sequence below is a genomic window from Andrena cerasifolii isolate SP2316 chromosome 6, iyAndCera1_principal, whole genome shotgun sequence.
TCGAAATAAAGTTCTATAGCAGATGCTGCAaaactaaagtgaccagacgtcccgcaaagtgtcccggattggacgtgtaaccttttacattttcgcagtggtaTAAGGTTACTGTTTCCTATACTTTTTTTGTTgcgaagaaagaaatatttttaatttcgtttcaatgtatcactttacaatcacatctatttttaaatatattgtaaatgctttaataaactacggaaaaaatctcctcacggatctgttaaccctttttttttgcttgcttgtcccgcattggagcagaaaatatctggtcactttatccTAAACCCACATGATGTACGTCCCCGTTTTATATTGCTTAGTTCTTTATTTGCAAAAGTGTTTTAACaaacaaaatatagaaatataaatgtcgaAGTATGTTAATAAACTGAAAAGTCACCTGTAtaaaacttcagaaaactgCTGTTTTCCCTTTGGGTAATGCGCGTACAGCGATCAAGCTGTATCGAATAAACTATCTACTGAATTATACAGGTATTTTAGTTACTAATACTTTAGTATAGTAGTTTGTACTATTATCGCTTAAGATATAAAGTATGACAGAAATATCCCTCGAATGCTGAACGTCGAACTTTCAAGTTAGAATATTTTGTATGCGAGACCTTTAACGCGGTTCGAATATATCCCCGATATTCCTTCGAAAAATATCAATCTTAGATATTAAGATTCTTCGGATAACCAGCCTTTCCGCGTCATGTGTCTTCATACTTTTAAATACCAATGGTGCCAAAACGTATCACTGGATAATACTGTCGGTAACAACTTCAGTCTTACAATAAACCAAGGCATCCTTGTGAACGGATCTACGCTAACGTAGAATTGACTAATTAAACGTAGATTGCTGCACAAACACGTGGAACGCTCTCCTAAGTATACCTCTGTGGATGAGATCATAGCTGCAGAATCGCGCGTCCCTTAAGACGACGGATTCTGACCGGGATTTTGCGCTATACCATTGCAAGATGTTTCTGCAGGCACGGGCAGCACGGGTGCGTACTGCATGTAATGCGGTTGTCCAGCAACTGCATACCAGTGCTCCTGTATATTCTGAGGTGGTATATTATATGGGGCTGGCTGAGGACACACATATGGCGGGTACAAGCCGGGATAAGCTTGCGCGTAATCTACGCCGGGGCACAGATGAGGTGCGAATGGTTGCACGTTGTTGCTATCGGGTATATCGGAATGCGGCAAACAAGGGACTGGGAAGAATCCTGGATTCGGAGGATAGTACGGATTCGCGAACGCCTCTGCTTCGTTCCCGTAATATGATAATCCGGGGTACAAGCCTTGTTGCACGTAAGGTGCCTGATACGTGTTCACTGCGCCCATAGGAGCATGGACTTGATGAGGCACGGAGCGCGACTGGTGATAGTTCGCGCCGTCATTTTTCGCCTCTTGCGATCTGGAAGCTTTGGAATTCGATCCAGAATGTGGGTACTGATTATTTGGCTGCGCGAATTGTTGAGCAGAACGATGTCGGTCTGCAAGAAGAAGATACTCGTTAGTAACGCATTTATATCAACGACTATACTCGATAAGACGTTAGTGGTACATACAATCGGTGTTCTTTTTAAATCGGGGCCCCATGCTGTTCCTATTTATACGAGGAGAGTCTCTGCTATTAAACGACTCCTGTTCTTTTACTCTCTCGCGCGGTGGATGCAACAATCCTTTTCCATCCTCGACTTTTGCAACCTCCGTTTGTTGAACATGCGCGTCTTTTACCCCGTTCGCGTATTTATCAGCGTTTTCTTGGTAAAGCGATTGAGTGCCAATTTCTTTATAATCATTCATATGCTCCACCCTTTCTTGCGTTATTACGCAATTCTGCATCACGCCATTCGTAATGTTTGTAATTTCCTCCTCGTTTTGAGGCGTACCCTGGTACCACTGTTCGAAACCAGGCGGTTGTCCATTTGTCAAATAGTTCCAATTATTGTTTCCGCGGAAGTACTGCGACAGAATTCAAAGTAAACTGTCTGCTTGTAAAGTACTATGTAATTAAGTGTTAGTTACTGTAATTAAGCGAGTCATACCTCTAAtcctaaattataaaaaaatctcaATGTGAACGGATCTATAAAGAAATAAGTATTATTTGTAGATATAATTCATACGTCGGGAGTACGTGTGAAAAACAATCCGCATTGTTACCTGATAGTGGCAGGTCACTACCATTTACGTCGACACTCTTCTGTACAGAACAGTTGATAGAACGTAGCATGTTGTCCATTTGATTGGTAGGAACAGGGTTTCCTAAATTTTTGGTTATCGAATTAttgacattaaaaaaaactatttttcttattacatACCAGAATAAGGTGAATAATAAGTCTCCTTCTGCATTCCTTGCTTGGAGTATGAATTATACTCGGCATTGTTATCTGTGTTCATTGTACCATCAGATTTCGAACCGTTCATCAAGCTGTTCTcagaatttttattcatatatGAATTTTTCTCCTTACGTCCTTTACCATTCTCCTGCCTAATAATGTCTACCGTGGTAGACCGAGTGTTATCGAGAATCGCTTTCGTAGCAAACATTTCGGCAGAATTCtgcgaattaaattttttttataatatccgATGCGCCCTTCACTTTTATAATCGTTAAATGATTTAACTCACATTAACCGTATATTTCGGACACTTCTCCATTGTATAATTTTCGTATGCCTGTTGATGTTCCGTTTTTCTATAATAGTGAATTACAATCAATTACAAAGTAAAGTACCGGTTCTACTTAAAGCTACAGTGGCGTGtgaaagtattcggccaccctttaaaatcgcataacctttttaaaattaatccaaacgatttgagtttttttggagaaactagaaggattagtttgccggtcgaaaatcgctgatttcgggaatttcgcgattttcgaccttatcgctcagagcaacgttaaccgattttgatgaaattttaggcatgcatataacttacttaaacctacaaatgttttttttttaattttcattacaggctcataaaaaatagtttaaaaaacgacttttactatttttttttgctattccgaccaagtgcgttttttttcaaaacgacgaatcacgtcacttagcaaaattagttaatctttctagcttctcaaaaaaactcaagtcgtttggatttatttaaaaaaagttatgcaatgttatagggtggccgaatacttttgcacgccactgtaagtATATATTCGAAAGTAATCAATTAGTAGGAACAAAAGACTTACAGCGGTTCTTCCTTccattgataattatttttgttaacaTCATTAACGCTGTTGTCATTGTTACCATTTTTATCAATATTGTTGGATAAAATATTCATGTTAGTAAGCGACTGCTTAATCTTACGCGCAGGCGGACCACTTTGTTTCTTCCATTTTTGATCTATTggaatatgaaataaaatttttataacgaaatatatggacgcgataGGAATATAGCGCGGATGTGTGCTTTCAACTAACTTGAATCTAAAAGTACGTTCCTCTTACACATTGGTAGCCAATTGTTCTGTTTACTTTTCCTTAGAGGTAATGGTTTAAGAGCGAAATATGGTACAACTCTCTTCTCCCCTAATTCTTCTATAAAGACCAACACCGGACCATGATTCTTGCTCATTTCTTGTATGTGACCATAGTAAAACGCAGGGTCTTGCTTGGTTTTCTTCTGTAATGTCCTTGTATCATTGCCGTTAGCGTCTTTTTCAAAGGAAGACACGTAGACACTATTATTATTAGCTTTGTCAAATTCGTCCTCATTAAAGTCCATTTGCACCAAACATTTGCCACCGACTTGAAGTTCGTGGCTATTGTGCCTAGTCCATCCTGCATTTTTCACCTCTGAAATATTTAAGCCCTCAGTGTTTTCTACGACGCTCGAACTTTTAAAGCAGTCAGATTTTACCTCTCCTAATTTCATGCCATATATCGAAATCAGTGTTACGATAAATATTCGGATCAAGAGCCTTCGCAACGCGGTAAGGAAAAGGTGGCGTGTTCTTCACTACAGTCTGTGCGTCGTCAAGCTCGTCGTTTCCATTGTCAACTCTACTATAAATTTCTGCAGCCAACTGACTAAACAAATATGGGTTGAACTTGCAGCCTCTTATTCGATACCAATGATACAAGTAGCGATCGACTTACTCTCGTATTTCTAGATTGCCTTTAAGGAAGAACTTGTCGTGCCTGAACGTGGCAGTGCGGTCGTGTAACATCTTATGGACGGTAGATTCTATATTAACCATTTGAAAGACATCCTTGTACAATGTTTGGTAAACAATAGCTGCAAACCAATTTGTAAGGCACTATATATCTATAATAACGGACAACTCAAAGAAAGAAATGGAAGAAAGATACGTAAACATCAGGGAGCTCCTACATTGACAATAAGCAGCTGTTGCGACAAAATCTCTCGTGTAAATAGTCTCGTATTGTTTTTGCGAGGTGTGACATAAATACACTGCATCATTGAAGCCATTATCGGTAACAGAGCGGTGCACTTGCTTCTGGccattaaatataataaattctcTCTTATAAAGCAACGACATGGCCTGAATTTCATTCAAGCCGCCCCATTCAGTAAAGCAGGCCATTTGCTCGAGATAATCGTCAAATGGAATCGTAGTATTCTGAGGGaagataatttaatttaaacaaaaaacgaGACCGTGAGAAATTATCCTCAACGTTTCCTACGCTGGCGTTAACCCGAAGAATATCGTACGAAATCCATGAAATCTACCTCTACGAACAAATGCTTCATCTTTCTCATAAATTCCACGCATTCCTGCCTAACTCTTATATGGTAGTGTTGCGTCATATAAACTTGCTCGCTGACTGCCCTAAACAAGCAGGTCGGATCTCTAGGTGCATGTTTCCTAAAATATCCTTCTGTCTGCAACCACTCGTCAACAGGTTCCTGTGCACGCTTCGACGGCTTTCTAGGAGATATTTCCATCTTTCTTGGGCTGAAATGAACAACGAGAACATGCCTTGGTATTAATGCGGCTACCGATCGAGTTACATGTATGAAAGCATATTTCTGTAATTGTAGTTATTGCCGATTCAATGAATTATCGCATACCGAAATTCAATATTTCCTGCAGAATCTAACATTTTGTCGGAGAATGTAGGGCCTGCCGTAATAATGTGATTTTCGCGAGTCTGCCAACTCATTCACGTTTACCAAGGATTCGAGGCGCACGCAGGAACAACTTTCTTACGTTCGAAACACGTGAAGGTCATTGTTGTCTAGCTAGTTGCGAACAGTCAACTTGaaagtagagaaaataatagaaatcaCATTAGTACCTGTTTAGCGAGAAGTTCGTTCGAGCAGAGATTGTCAGTGATAAAGGGAAGGTTTGAGACCGTAGAAATTAACAATTACTTTGCACTCGTGGTAGGTAGCATGGCTATCAAAGGACTAGCAACAGGTCCTTCTTCGTGAAGCTGTTAGTAGAATCGACTTACACAACACCATTGGACGAAAACAACTCATCGACCAATCGTAATTCATCGTTCTGTTTACGTCCGAGAAGGACCTTTCCACTACAGATAGTCagatagagcactaaagaggtgagtgcGCATcagccatattgggtcctctggagagagaagattattgagtacccgcctttttgggcattgtcaaattcactttataaagaaaatatgcgttgttgatattgatgcacagtagcacgacacattattagagtattttattacatttaagtttatactTGATTTATAAAGcaaatttgacaatactcaaaaagacgggtactcaataatcttctctctccactctctccagaggacccaatatggcagatgcgcatactcacctctttagtgctctgcTACAGACTGACAATATTCTGGCTATTGATGTTTCCTTTGTTTGTTTTCGCGCGCCAATTCGAACGACACTCGTTCCCTTATAGAGCCGAGAAGGAAAGAGAGCCTCCATTCAAGAGAGATAACTTAGATTAATTAAACTGCCCGTCTGAAAGATATTATACAAACCGTTGTATTGTTATTACATGGACCGCACAATGGATGAAACGGAAGTTTCGCGTGCgtgaacgtgaagtggaaaggggtttTGGTAAAACACTGAGTATGCGCATCCACCATATTAGGTCCTCAGGAGAGAGAAAATTATTGAGTACTCGTCTTTTTgggtattgtcagattcactttataaacaaaatttgcgttgttgatattgatgcatagtagcacgacacattattagagtattttattacatttataataacaatactcaaaaaggcgggtactcaataatcttctttctccagacgccccaatatggcggatgcgcatactcacctctttagtgctctagtttTGGGCATCACAAGACCTTCttacaaattacttttttattcgtcgTAATTTTTATCGGAATGACAATGCGATGTgtacgaaatattaaaaaagtacaaTAGCCCGTTatataaaatatgatttttacagaaatataaGATCAACCGCTGTACCATTGCGATATATCTGTAACGCATGCAATGCTACCAATTTTGTTTGCTATCGAAAATAACGTTTGCCTGCGTGCAGAGCTTTCTTAGTATAAAAATTACATCCATTGGCGAGTTAGTGTTCGGCAGCGACAGATGCTGGACGCACGCCCAAAGTTATTAAACGTGGTTAACGTTAGGAATCGAGCGTGCCCGCTCATCTAGTTCTTTATTTTATTGCGTCTTAATTAAGTTTGGGCCCGAATCCCCATCGTCGTCCCGTTGTTAATAGTATCGTGTAAAAGTCGACTTATGCGTCTCGCCGAAAGGAACGCTCATGGCGATAGGATAAGTATAATCATAAGATTACATTAACACAGTGTTTCGCATTCTCTCCTTGTTTTTTCATGTCGGCAATGTATgaataattgttataaaatgtcATGATATAGAAAATGGAAGAAATGACGAGTCGCTGCTCCCTTTCTTTTTCGCTCTTTTTTTCCCCGTTCTCGAAAGCTTCGTTTAAGCAGCTACTTTCTCAGCATCGATCGCtgaaatataaaaacaattatTCCACTTAGGATCCCCCCGTTTCTCGGTGGCCGGGCGACGATAGCTCCGAGCTCTGCTCACCTTCTTTGGTTGGCAAGGGATTCTTCTCGAGCGTTTCCGCGTGTTTCAGTTTCGCAGGATCGAAATTTTCAATGCCAGAGATTAGCTGTTGCTTACCCTTTTCCTGCTGGATCGCTgcgcgaaacaattcaaattctTATTAACGTTCTCGTGTTCGCGTTTAGCACGTAGTAGCCTTTGTAGGGAGAAAAGTGCATGGCAGGCACGAAATACGATACTGTACCATCCTTGTCAGGTAGCGGATTCTTTTCTTGGGTCTCGGTATGCTTCAGGCTACTCGGGTCGAATTTCTCGATGCCGGCGATTAACGTTTGTTGATTCTTTTCCGCTGCTACGTCTACAATTCAATAAATCGGGGTCAAAGAACGACGAGGCGAGCGCGAAGAAAGCCATGAGAATAGACCATAGAATCCCATGTGCCCGCGACCATAAACTGCTTCGAGAACAGCGCAGTCGCGTCACGTTTGTGTTCGGATTACAAACGCGAGAGAAACAAGCTGTACGCATATTACTCAAGCGATAAACGTACGCACACGTGTCTTTTATGCGCTCCCTCCTAATAAAAGAAAGTCGAAGCTGTAACGTGTTGTTATTGcaatatctctgaaacgttTATCATCGAAGCGGCTCGTAACATCGTGTTATTATCGGCAATAGTACGGAGTACGTGAACCATCGCGCATGCAAAATAATCCCTCCTATGTTACTGTGGAAAAGCGAAAGAAGATTGCCTTTGCAGGTCTGTGACTGTGCCACCTCGGAAATACCAGAAGCAACAGAGTGCCCTGCGATTGCCGGCAAAGGCGGATAGCCCGGCAATGCCTTCCCAGCGATCGATAAATTACTGTGATACCTTTGGCGTTGGGTAAAATAATCTTCTCTTTTGTGTCGGCATGTTTCAACTGATCTGGCTTAAATGATTCCACATCGTGGATTAGTTCAGAGTGCCGTCTCTCTTGTCGTACGTCTACATTATCAATAAACGAGTTATTCTTTGCGTGGAAATTCTGCTAGTGTTATACCTAACGTTCGGAACGCGAGGGGCGCTTCGGGCGGCGACAACGGCTATTAGTAACGAGTTAAGCTATCTAACGGGTAACGTAATCTGCGGCGTACCTTCGGCGGAAGGTAAAACGTTCTTTTCAGCGGTCGCCGCTTTCTTCATGCAGCCATGGTTAAATCCCTCCAGCTCGCTTTTCAAGTCTAAGGCTACTTTTGGCAGGTCTTTCAACGACGGACTCGACATGGTGCTGTGTTGTACTGCTTAATCTACAACAGAAAACCAATCCTTATCGTTAGCGCAATTATCCCCATCGAATTATTCCAATTTACTTCGCTCCTCGTAGTTCCATCGCGATCCTGAATAACGACGAACCGTTATAACCTCAACAAAATTATTCGGTAAGAATCAAGCGAACCACAACTGAACCTGCTAGGCCTTACGCTCTACGAGATATTGTAACAAACTATGGATTCTGATGTCGACTCGAAGGTAACCCATGATTTCTTTATCCTTATACTTTGCAACCCGTGATTCTTCCGTTTTGGCCACCGGGATCGCAGAGAACGAGATCCTGACGCGAGGCAATTTCCAATTACAGAAGTGACATCAACAACTTGAACCAAGCGATCTGAAATTCACCGTCGAGTTTTTTTTTCGCACGAACGCGATACGTCCCTATTTATCGCGTGGAATGTAACAAAGGAGTTGCGGTGCCTGTAATACGATAAGATTCTATTCTTTCTAAACAATGCTGCCTAGAATTGAGCCGAATATTTCGTCGCTCTTTCGTTTTAAACGGCTATATCGGAAATAGCAAAAGACAGGAATCTGTCGGTGTCAGCGAACGCGTCGGTGCATTATTATCGCGTTACAGAAGCTGAAACAAGGTTGCGTGTCAACGTAAAGCGCTTATGTGCGCACCTATCAGACACGTACACCGATAGAGCAGCCCTCGCCACGCTTTTCAATCATATTGGCAGAAACGTCGGGACATTATCGTTCAGCACAGTGCAAACTGTTCGAGACGCGTCCGTTCCGGGTTTCCGCAttcaaataatatatataaaattctgcTCGACTATTTCGCtgttctattttttctttactacTGCATCGACCCAAACGAGCGAAAAATTACAACGAAGAATCCTTCCTTAATCTTGATGCGAAATGCACGCGGCAGAAACGTAAGTGCCATAAATTCCAGACGAATAACGGTACCCGTTTCTGGCAAATGCAAAGGCAGGCAAGCATTGCTCGTGTGTTTCCGGTCTCCTCGGTTTTTTGCAAGCAAAAATAACGGATTTGCCATAATTACGCCTACATATGCTCGCACACGGTGAACCTCCTTAATACATGTACTTTTTGTAGCCATTCCAATTAATGAACGTAGTCCAGCGAAGGAAAAATTCATCTTAGCGATTTACGTACTACGGGGACACAATACTGTCGTTAAATTATGGTAAGAATTCTTTTTCTGGTTTATCTCTAAATTTCACCGACAGAGACTGCCAAGTAACGCGTTACGAAGCGGAAGTAGCAAGAACCCGGCGCTTCCGGCCCGCGCCTCCTTGCATTTCGTTTCTTGTCACATATCCATCTCGTATAATTTCCAAGTGAAACGTCGGCGTTTTTATGAAGCAGGATTCTGTTCGCGGTTAAGCTCCGCGGGCTCTACTTCCCCAGACAGGAATTATTATAGAGAAATCCCTCCGACATAGTGCATTAAGAGAAATAACAAAACATGGTCGAATAAAGCTCCAAGGAAAATAATGGAAACTATTACTAAATCCCAGATAGGAATTCCAGGCACTCGTCATATGTCCCGGTGCATACATACAAGAATCCAGCATGTATTCGCAGCGCTTTTACGCTCCGTACGGTTGTCACGCCAGTGACGCGCAATCGACCACTTTTTTTCGCATTTACGAAATCTCGACGAACTCGCGAGGCAAAGTTTAACACGCTTTCGCGGGGAGAATCGATTGCACCCGATGTGTGCGGGAGAGAAGTCGATTGAACTGCAGCCGCGTATAAGTCGAAAAGTCCGAACATCGAAGGGACACGTAATTAAAAAAGTTTGTGCACCACTGTGCCCAGAGTGACTCATGCCTGTCGGGCTCTCCCTTCCATTTCTTCCTCTGTTTTCCTTACTCCGTTTTTTTCCTCCACTTACATCGTTTATATTCGTTACTCTCGACGTCTAGATGACTATTTTTAAAGAGGAAGGGAGGCGGACGAAAGAAGTCCCCGGCATTCCACGGGAACTGAATCACTGGTTGAAAATCGTATAACGCTTTATCAGGCTGACTGTGTCACACCTTCCACAAACTCGTTTTATCGTTCTATAGCAAACGGAAACCAATATTATCGCGATACTAATTGCCACTGCGGGCTGAATTATTCGAGACGCGGCGAACTGTTCTCGAAACCACATACCGCTGTCGGAATCTTGTACGCCTGCCTGTAGTTCTGGCTCGGTGCGTCAAGAAGACTGGAGGAATGTATAAATGTCGCGTAGATTTAAAATGGAAACTGGCTAGCATCGAAGAAATTGCGGGCTCGAAGCCGAGAGGCGGGCGAGCGAGCGTGCAGCGGCGGCTCCAGGAGAGCGTTCCGAGGGATACGTGTTCCAACGGTGGGTCAGCATCGACAAGGCTGTGTATAGGTCCTTATATGGTAGCCGGTCGTATGGCTGTATATAGAGAGAGCTCGAAAGAGGCCGAATACGCAACCGCGGAGCACACTCGCGTCCTTTACGTATCCACCTCGCTGAATATTTCTTCTCTCCCTATCCCGGGCACGTGTGTAGGAGGTCCCCTGCACCGAGTGCTCGCTCGCACGTAATGCAAGCGCAGCAATACGCTGGCAAAGTGCGCGTAACGGTAACAAAACCAAGACGGGATGCCTCGATTAGTTTGTGTACGGTTAGCACGGCCGGGCGAGAGACGCGTGGTACACGCGAGCCGAACGGATACGCGCGTTTCGATTGGTCTCTTTTAAGGCTACCGTGCGTGGTCTCGGCCTCCATCATCGCCATGCGACGTATTCAAATTCGAGGCGTTATGTACAGCAGCTAACCTTGATCGGGTCGGTTAAGGAGGATGGTCCGGCGTCGGCAATAAAGCCGACTGCAAATTCGACGGATTCCTCGCCACGGCGCAGCCTCCGCTCGTACAGTCCCAGGCGCGGAATGTCGCGCGGCGCGCCACAGCGTTAAGTCGGTCGATTTCACAGGAGCCAGGAAACCGAGCGGCGGCTTCGCCGGAACGTTATATCTCGCCCGATTATCGCGATGACGGCGGAGAAATGAAAATGCCCGGCACGGCGCGGCGCCTGGAGAAATCACGATAAATCCTACTTTGATCTCGCAAGGAGAAAAGGGGCCCGCCGAGTTAATAAGGAAACTAGGTTGCCGGCACCGACGCGCTAGCCGGTTTGCGGGACGCGTCGGTGTATGCCACGCTTCGCACAGTCATACTCATCGCGGCGGATTGGACGTCGCGCGCGATTCGCGCCTAACTGCCTACCCTGCGGTTTCACGGCAGTCGTCCGGCAGAACAGCCTGAGAAACATAGAAACCATATGGCGAGTCCATCGGCGCGGAACAATGCGAAATACTATTAGACATGGAATTTTTCAACGTACGGCTTCCAGCGACTGCCGTCTGTCTATCGAATGGATAAGAATAACGAATTTCCTGCCAATCTCTTCGGTGCAACTACAATGCCTATTGTGCGAGCAATATACGCGATCACCTGAAAACATAACAAGTCAATCGCGCATTACTTCCACGTATTCCGTCAAGTGGCTGGAGCCGACCGACTGTGAGTACATCCGGTCGTTCGATAACATCGGTCGGTAATCGTCCAGGGGTGTTCGCGTCATACATTGTCGCGGGCTATTGGCTAAGGAGAGATGATCTTGCGGCCGGCGGCTAACGAGTTCGCGCGGGCTGCCAATTAACTCGGGGCAATCGCGTTTAATGGAGGAGCCTCGGCGGCGTATGCAGGCGGCTCGGTTCGGCGTGGAATGGCCGTTTTGTATTGACCGGTGGGCTGCACTTGGCCACCTACGTGCGCGCGGTAATGCCCACGTAAAACTGTGCCGGCGCGCGAGCTTGGGAAATGCGTGCTGCCAGTGCTGCGACGATTCGGTGTCGCACTCGTGCCCGAGGCGAATGCGATATAGGTGCCCTCCCCCTCCTTGTCACTCGCTTGTGAGCGACCGTGACGGCTAACGAACCCTGGACGCGcgcgtatcgtatcgtatcgagCGGTGGCGCGTACGCTCAGGGGCGTATTACGTGTTACTAAGCGGCCCGCGTCCGGGCCATGGACCGGAGGCTACGCTCTTTTTCCCTCTTCCATCCTGCCGCAGTCACAATCCCACCTAGTTCGCGGATATATCGAGCGTTACTGCACAGAGCCCTCCAAAATACGCAACGCGATCTAGtcatgattttgtaaaaaaaaaaaaaaaaaaaatacaccgaGGACGTGGAATGCAGTATTGCCTGACAGTACGATCGAACG
It includes:
- the Cib gene encoding thymosin beta cib isoform X2; protein product: MSSPSLKDLPKVALDLKSELEGFNHGCMKKAATAEKNVLPSAEDVAAEKNQQTLIAGIEKFDPSSLKHTETQEKNPLPDKDAIQQEKGKQQLISGIENFDPAKLKHAETLEKNPLPTKEAIDAEKVAA
- the Cib gene encoding thymosin beta cib isoform X1 translates to MSSPSLKDLPKVALDLKSELEGFNHGCMKKAATAEKNVLPSAEDVRQERRHSELIHDVESFKPDQLKHADTKEKIILPNAKDVAAEKNQQTLIAGIEKFDPSSLKHTETQEKNPLPDKDAIQQEKGKQQLISGIENFDPAKLKHAETLEKNPLPTKEAIDAEKVAA